ACAACCCCCAAGGTTGTTTCGCCCTGTGCCATTGTATTGAGGGCACGCGTTCCATTATGATGCACCGTAAGCGCCGTGTGCGGAATCGCGATGATGGTGAGTTAAGATTTGTGTAGCGAAAAACCCATCAGTGAGCCACAATTGTTGCCAAGAACAATGGCGGTAGAATTTAAGACAAAACCCCGGAAATGGAAGTAATATACGCGTGTTGAATGGTGGCCTACCTAATAAATGGTAGGCTTTTGATCCTTACCCTACCCCACACACGGTGAGGTTATACGTCGAAACGTCAATCAAAGCCATTTGTCAGGAAATGTGTGGCTGAAAAAAGAACGGATAATCATGCTATAAAATACCCTACTTGGAACTGTATTGTCCAGTGTTAGGACTAGGAACATTAATCACAGAATTGGATGAAAAACCCACGCGTGTAAACACTAACTCTAAATCTCAATTCCGTACTTTAGCAGTCATACGTACAGAACTCGCTCTACATATGGCCAAAGCAATCCTCAATAAATAGACATCAAAAACACTGAATGTTGAATGCTGCTTGTGCAGCCTCTCTGTGCAGCTCTGTGTTTCTTGCATTATTAGCAAGTATTCACCATTCATCTTCTTCACCCTTATTGTCATTCTCTTTCCAGAGGCAAGAGCAGAAATAGTTGGACCACAAGTGAAGTATCTGACACCTGATTCGACGCTGAAATTGATATGCCGAGTGGTGCAAAGCACGGAAGCCTCAGCATTCATTTTCTGGTACCACAACAACCGCATGATCAACTATGACCTCGACCGGGGCATCAACGTTTCCACCGAAGCCGgtaagtttgtgtgtgtgtgcgtgtgctatGCTTTCCTTGGGGATGGGTTTTTCATTAAACTTCACCACTCTTTCTGGCTCCATGCTGTATTTACGACCATCGACCATGTTCCTCTGGTCCCATGTTCTGGGATGGAACCGTCGCGAACAGTTGTGTGATGTGACGTTGATGTTGATCGAAATAGCTTTTCAGGCAGTATGATTGGATAAACACTACATAATGGCATTATAATGCGAGTGCCACTGGATCCTTTGCCTTGTCCCCAAAGGTTTCGTGGTATGGCAACAGGTACCTTTCGCTGTCGAGTGAAGTGTAAGCCGTCCGGAAGCCAAACAACGGTTCCACATTCGATAGTTTCCCTCGGTACCGTGCAGGATGGAATAGCATCCTCGAATGGATTATTTACCTTTATAAGGTACAAAACCAACAGATGGAGAAGAGAGCCGCCATAGAAAGGGAACAGATGTAATCTCAATAAAATAATCGGTGTTGATAAGTTGTTTTAAACGCTTTTTTCGTACTTATCCTGCTGATCGGAAATAATCCTTACTTATACTCTGAAGAACTGTTGTTTTGTAACCATTCTTACTCTTGTGGCTGTTGGGAGcttaaaaatttattgttaaatatattaacgattttttttaaagaaataaccATCAAGCTTCTACTATAAATCAAATATGGATATATCGTTAATTTCTAAAATGGAATATTACAATGCCCATCCTCGGGGTACTGACGGATTCTTGCAGAACCCCGTACTTTCTCCATCACTCTAAGATCAGCCAATAGGGAATTACTTTAAGCATGTTGGTATAGACCAGGGATCTCCAAACTACGACGCTACGCATGCGGCCCGCGAGGTCCTCCCGAGAGATCCCGAGATTCgccctcagctgtggctattcAACTCAAAGCGGGCCGCCATCTAAAAAGATTGGAGGCCCCCAGTATAGACGATCGCCAttggtcctgccgtgtggaccggcgccgtttatcacatacaccaccgggcagcCCCCTTACACGAGCACGTCAGGAATTAACAGACGAGTTCACACACCTTGTGGGGTTGAAGTCCATTTCCGTTGCCATTGCTGGAACgacatttctctctctctattgcCTTTGGCGCTCTGAAATCACACCGTGCGTGACACCTAGCCTCTTCCAGGAATTCAAGATGTGCAGCGACATCACAGCACGAGTCGTATGAGTTCGTACGAAATGCAGTGCACACTCAAGAGCAAGCAGAAGAAGGATTTCAATGCTTCCCATCCCTGGATCTCTTTATCCAGAAAATGCTCAAAAATGGATGCTCCATATCCTACATTTGGCGACTTGCACGGTGGCCCACCTGATTTGGCATCATACACGATAATATGTTCAAAAACATTGTAGTTCCCTTCTCCAACACTTTATGTAGCTGCCACTCTCTACATCCCTTAAGAGAGGTCTTGCTCAATTTTTGCattccttgactttatttacccgtaCATTCAATTACCAGTTCTACGTACGTGAGTACAGTCCAGATGGGAGTTGATACACAGTCATATCGCATAAAGACCGACGACGCTACCACATAGACCACCGGGTCACCTCACTAATACTCTACTCAAAATTAAGGTGAAGAAAACTCAGCAGGCTCGGATTATTAGATTAAGTTGACTATGTCAGTAGAATCATTCCAGACGATTAAATTAGTAACATCTTTTCGTGTCCAAACTATGATAGAGTGATCTAGATTAGAATAAACGATTACACAGAGCAGATCAATATCGCTAAGCATTTGTAGAGGCTTTTCTAGTTTTCAGATCTACTTACATGTCCACCGACAGAGTAAAATGGTCCATTATGCGGAAGTACTTGATGGCCATCTTGGAAAAAGTTCATATATTTTTGCAGAGAACAAAGATAATTTATTCTAAATACCCAATTTTAGTTGATAAACGGCCTGGGATAaaggactgggtatcaaatcccatctggaccgttcCCCCATCTGACTCGCAAGGACTGCCTATCCCGCTACGTTGCTATAAAATaatctagtaaaccagaagTGGCATTCATTACCTTTAGGGATCTTtaaaccaagaagagagagagagagacccaATTTTAGTTCTATCACAATACCAATTGTGGCTAATAACTTACCCCTTAGCGATCAGATTTCACGTCATGCATGATCCATTAGCCATAAATTGTGTCGGCTCCAGCTTCAGCTAATGAGCAATTGGAAATTAATTGCTGcaatcataaatttaatttcatcatcTATATTAGGAAAGAAATAATTGTTCATTATGCATTGAATCCATGGCTTGGGTAGACAATAAGTTCCTGTATAACTCATTATCCTCCTTAATCCGTTTATTAGCCTTTTTTAAACCCTTAAACACCAAACGTATTATTCAACCGTACCTTCACATTATAATAGATGCATATGTATTAAGCTTAAAGTGTAGTTACGCAGCTCACAGCACACAGCAATGAAAAGGTAAATGCATAATCATATATGCGAATGAGGCGACAAATGCAAACCCGTACATGATTACATTAGTCAGGCTCGTACAATAGATTACCTGATTTTGCACGCTGCTTATGTACGGCAGAATTATGCAATTGTCTACAAGCTACCTGTGCTGCGCTGGTAATTGATTTATGGACAGAAATCGACACACCCGTAGCCGTCATCCGTGTACCTTTCATTTGTTCCGTTATGCAACATTTATTTCCAATCCATTAGTCACCGAGAAGGCACGTTTGTGAGCACGAAGCACTCAACGAAATTAGATAGCAAACGATATTGACATTTTAAAACCGAGAATAGCGAGTTTGTACTACAAACAACAGAGAGAGAGCCACACTGCATATCAGCTGCCGTGTCTTGTTGTGATACGCGGTCTTATTCTGTATCCTGCTGTGGTGTCATCTGCGAATAAGCAAGCGATAAGGTAGAGAATTCTAATATTTAGTACAAGGgaaaacgtgttttttttatagtctgacttaaacaaaaaaaacttttaacaatcttacattaatttaaaatatgaaaaatatgttaacaGTTTTTAAGGCAAATATGTTTCGCCTTTTTGTAAGAGAGGCTTgagcaataaaatattgacATCTCGTGATGATCATAAACTAACAAATGTTAAACATGGTGCTGAAGAAGTGAACTTTCACACCCACGGAAAGCAAACATCATGAATCATTGTGCATTGTGTCCTGTGTGTTAACACCCATTGTCGGGTTTGCCTTGACCGCCGAAGCCGAACGTTAGagcacgatgtctcccccttTTCAAACATCTCTATATCATTCACACAAAATTTCCACGGCTGTTCTGTGTTGTACGTTTGCTGAAGAGGTTGCagtatcaaaataaatattttcctaacTTGAGCGAACAAGTGGGGttcacctccccccccccccccccccaccatAAGGGGACCACTTCAGTCGATTTTTTGGCTCGGTCATGCTACTGACATGGGACCACAATTTCGAATCTCATGGCGTGGTGATAGATTTTCTTCCTATTTGCTGTGTAGCCTTTCTGCCAGCATGTTGCATACGTTGTCTGGttcatatatatttttgtatattttttttcttttccgttttctgcTCTAATATCACGTTTGCGTTACTGTGTGTGCGTCCGATGCTTCttacatttattaaaatgaatttttgacCCTCTGCAAGTACCACGGCATGTTGAGGCTCCACCAACGCTTGCAAAGCTTGGGCGAAAGAATGCCAGAAAGAATCAGACTGTCTCGTTTACTCGATGAAAAATGGCCAATGTTAGCATacacgagtgtgtgtgtgtgtgtatgtgctcgAATGTGGTGGTACGCTCGCCGTGATGGTATTTGTGACGAATGCCAGTTGCATCCAGCCCAGTCCAAAGACACCGGAAGTGTACGAGGATATTGCACGATGCAGATAAGGGCTAGTTGGAACTTGCCAGCTTGTACATTCTCGCTCCTCGCCCACGATAGTTCCTGCGGAGGGGGGGAGGGATGGTGTGTAGATCGGACCTCGACAGAGTGACTTTATGAACCATGAAGAAGCACTCGAGTAGATGCACATGGACAAAatcctttttcatttcaaccgaaCACTAACCGGGTAACTGGCTGTTGCCAGTGTTTCCCGTAAGAAGTCGGGGGCCAGCTGATGATATCGGCATCGGGGAAAGGAGCCTGGCAATGTGTCTTGTGCAgattttataataaatgatGGCCTTTTGTccaaaaatttgcattcaactTTGTACCTAACTCCCCGGTACTGATCCCCGgtcccttttttgtgcttgGTGCTTCGGTGTACTATACGGTGAGGTCGCGCAGCAGCTGCAGAAATGAATATGCAGATTAAACGTGATAAACCTGGCCCACTCGCAAAAGCAGTACTAAACCTACCGCAAAACCCGCAGCCATTCCCCCTACGCATTTCTCAGACTTTTCCACCACGGGAAAAATCTTCCACTTGAGAGGAGTTTGATCATTATAacgcatttattttaattaattttgtacGACAACGCTCTTTTCCGACGAGTGGGGAAGTAAACGAGTTCAAGGAAACTCAAAACATACGCCCGTTATCGACGACACTCTAGGTCGTCGGTAGGGTGAAGATGTGTAAGATGTTGTACAGATTAACGAGCACTATCTGTCAGGATCTCTTTCGAAAAATGTGGGCACGGGTGGCACCACATCACAGGGACGAACACGAACATTCTAAATCAACCGATAACGTAACGTCCTTTGCTGACGGTGGGCaattgcatgtgtgtggttaGGGGCAAGATGAATCATTTCATTGTTACGACAATCTACATGAAATGTTAACTGATGTGTATTGGGATGATGCATTACCATTAAGTACTACGTATGTGCTTAATGCCAAAAAGATCTGATAATTTAGTAAGGCATTTAGTTCGAAGACAAGCATTAGTTCGAAGTTTTAGTTCAATTAAGTTATCTGTTTTGATGGGAGTCATACAAGGAGCTTAGCTGTACCAGGAATTAATGCTTAATCTACAATCATGTGATCATAAACATAACATACAAACATTTCTATTTAAAATAGCTCAACATGTTTGTGTAACGAACAAACATTGTGGCCATAATaaacttaggaaattttcaaatttatagaatttttttaattttttttattattttttattctttttttatttaaagcattatttgagtgaaaagaaacttagttcaacaaattcgcattaaaatacatcgatttgtaaaattttgaaaaatttcccaaatgAAAGCTTAtactatagccttaggaaattttcaatttttttttttaattttttatgatggttttttcttttttcatttaaagcattatttgagtgaaaaaaaacttagttcaaccaatttgcattaaaataaatcaatttttaaaatttttctaatttactcaaaaaaaagctaacgatATAGCcttaagaaaattttcaaatttttagaattcttttaattttttatgatttttcaatctatttttttatttaaagcattatttgagttaaaagaaacttatttcaatcaattcgcattaaaataaatcaatttataaaatgtttctaatttactcaaaaaagctaaagctatAGCCTGAGATTcgagtttttagatttttttttatttttttatgattgtttattctttttttatttaaagcattatttgagtgaaaaggaacttagttcAATAAATTcgcgttaaaataaatcaatttaaaattttttgttaattccacaaaaaagctaaggcttaggaaattttaaaatttataggattttttatattattttttaatttctttttatttaaaacattatttgagtgaaaagaaacttagttcaacaaattcgcattaaaataaatcaatttgtaaaacttttgaaaaatttcccaaaaaaagctaaggctatagccttagaaaattttcaaatttatagattttttttttatttttttgtcattttttatttaaatgtttattttttatttaaagcattatttgagtggaaagaaacttagttcaatcaattcgcattaaaataaatcaatttataaaatttttctaatttactcaaaaaagctagcCTGagaaaattttcgaatttttagatttttttttatttttttatgattgtttattctttttttatttaaagcattatttgagtgaaaaggaacttaagtcaataaattcacattaaaataaatcaatttataaaattttgttaaattactcAGAAAATGCTAAGGCTAACTAATAAGTTGGGCAACTAGCAGGTGGAAGAGAAGTCacatgaaaaatcagaaaaattgtCACTTTTCTCTGTGATTTTGTGATCTCTTAATGTGTAGCGATTTTCTTTAGTGGTTAACTTTGGTTAAACTTGCTAGCTGCGATTTaatgattaaaaatgaaattagtgATCGTAGAATGTTCCACGTTCCACGATAGAATTGTTTCAGTAGAGTAACGGAGATAGAATGAACCTTTCAGGGCATTGAATCGAGTTGAGCTCCTTGTAGAAATTGACATTTTGTTCAGCTTCTTCCAGATTGGAACCCTCAAGATGTCCGCAAACCCCTGAATTCTTGATTGGCTACACGAGCTTCAAACTATTAACAAATTAGATCCTCCATACCAGTTCTTCTCTATTGAAAATACAAGGTTCCAAAATTCCATCAGAATaattattctctctctctctagacaTTTATGTTTAATCTTTTTGTTAGCTACACCAAAATGGAAAGGATTTCAGCTTATTTAATCGAATCCAGTTCCTTCCACAAAGCAACACTGATTGCAATGTAACCAAATAGTGCAAATTGTGCTTCCCAAGTTTGTTAAAATGTGAAAACGCTTCGTTTCCAATTGACCGAGCATTATTCATCACACCGACAACGTACCGAGGACGTCAGTGCatggaaagcaaaacgaacCATATTCCAGTGGCGGCGCCTCAATTAGCCATTTCAGACAACGATGAGTTTGCTGTAGCCCTTGTAGATTCCAGGACACGtggtttaattgaattttaaattgtacGGATTCCATCGTTCCACCATGCATAAGGATAcacattcaatttcatttcatcgaCAGTAATACTGTGAAAACTGTCTTAAATGTACTTCGAAGTTAGtcacttttattatttgatttgttttttcttcattcttcatcattaagaaacaaaaataaaaacaaaaaattccttttcgtttttgtaccaataaaacaaacaaacaaacagaaaaaaacgcctACCCAAAACGATTGATTGCCTTGTTTGGTTCGAAAATtgggtttcaattttcaagaaaagtttgttttaagtCTAAAAGCATGACGCATCACTGTGTTGGTCCCTTCGTACGGAATTTCGCTCGTCACCAAATTCATTGAACATTGGCAACAATTGCTTACTTACATACGTCGTTCGTCGTTTTTCCTCATCTGCTTTTGACAGATTTCCACTACTCGGAACTAACGATAAGCCAGGCCAGCAAGGAGCATTCGGGAAATTACACCTGCGTTCCAAGCAATTCACAGCCAGCCAGCGTGGTTGTACATATATTCAAAGGTAGGTCACCGGGAAATGAGGgttgggggggtgggggggaaaGAAacggaataataataatctgCAACATCATCttttttccatcgtttttatttttggcctttttttaaaaacttccTGACCATTTTGGTGTTGCCTGTCCTTTCGGTTGGTAAAACTTTGACACTggagcatttttaatttccgTTACTGGGTCatttgtgtgggtgtgtgttttttcttcttgttttttcactgtttttttcttgtgtttgcCTTTTGGTTTCATGCCAAGCCAAGTTCCACTTCCGCTTTTGTGTTGCATGCGTTTTATGTTACAGGAGCTTTctgttgtatgtgtttttttttgggttgcgtttttttaaattttatataaaccaCACAATTATTTTACGTGCAAATTatatgtttcatttattgTGTGCTTCCCAACAGCATCTGGTCATCAGCAGAAAGTTTAATTACCCCAACGCAACTCACCTACACAAAAGCGGACATCATAATTACTCACTCATTTTCACGCTTTCATGGTCGCGTTTTTATATGGTccggctgttttttttttgtatgttgcaGTTTTCATTTAACTGATTatgagcaatttttttttcgtctttcatTTCCCACCCCCCGGAAACAACACCCTTTCAGTCCGGCCTTTGAAATGAATGCTAATTTTtatcatcgtttttttgttttgttttgtttcattgccATCTTTATTCGTATGAAACAACGTGTGCAATTGTTATAACACTGATGTgtcgttttctttcttcccgcGATGGCGTGTCCCTTGGTTAGGTGATAATCCGGCGGCTATGTATCACGAGCATCGCAGCTCATCAACGATACCGTACCGGGACCGTTTGGAAATGTTGCGGTTGCTGGCATTCCTAATGGTGCTGCTGTTCGTACGATACTGGCGCGAGACCGACCTAACGGAACGGGTTGCACATCGTGTCGGTACGCCAATGAAACGGGAAAACGTTCCTACCTTCCGTGGAGCTGGACGGCTGCATGCTGTAGCGTCAGACAGAAGGACACACCACGTACCGATTTACACCGACACCGACAACCATCAGCACCAAGCGTTGCATCAAACGGGATGTCATTTGACGCCATGCTTCTGAATCGTCCATCGCCAACCATCGCTACCAGCATTTGGCATGTCGTTTGGAATCGTTGGCAAATGGTGAAATGAGTTACAGGAATGCGCTCTTCGGTGGTTCACGCGTGATCACGATTTACAGTTAAAGCTGTACAACTTACATGGGATGGTTGTGTGGCAGTGACGTTATCTTATGTTTACAGTAATTTAACGATACGAGTAatgtatcgtttttttatttcaatcactATTGCTATCAttacgttgtgttttttttttacattctacGATTGTGTTTATCTTTCTTCGAtgttcttttgcatttttgcattttgaatttacatttcatttatttttatatttctttttatccctttttttgctttttcataAGATTGTAGATATTGAATTTCTTAGCATAAAGCATTATAGGATAAAACAATGGTGTTACATGTCACGTTTAATAAAACGATACTTTTGGAATAAGTCTTCGAAATGTAttggaatttgttttatttactattgTTGCTTATTTTTAATCTTCTACAAAACCGAAACGAGGTACGGATTAAAGTTGTAATCAAGCGTTAGATGGCGGatgaataatgaataaaaatataatgaaattaaaatcaccACTGACATGATCATAAAATGGTCTGGCATTGATCATGAAGCTATCACAATCTATCACTAccaagaaaaatatttcatggaGTTTCTACTAAGAATTATACACAAAACTCGCTTATATAAAAatacgagaattttatatatatagattaaaaaattataaaaattttaaactttcataaggctcatttttgcaccaagcctataactcgatcggtatccaacggatcgccaatctttcacctgtggtcgatagatggcaccaatggctacattttcttcttggatggccatgccctcagatctctgtgccagaagttattcgaggaaccaagttccacaccctgtttgagaaaatgtaaaattttcttcatttttgcaccaagtcttgcttataactcggtcggtattcaccggatcgccaatctttaacctgtggtcaatagatgacaccaatggctaaattttcttcttggacggccatgccctcagatctctgtgccagaagttattcgaggaaccaagttccataccctgtttgagaaaatgtaaaattttcctcatttttgcaccaagtcttgcttataactcagtcggtattcaccggatcgccaatctttaacctgtggtcgatagatgacaccaatggctacattttcttcttggacggccatgccctcagatctctgtgccagaagttattcgaggagcCAAGTtctataccctgtttgagaaaacgtaaaattttcctcatttttgcaccaagttttgcctataactcggtcggtatccaacggatcgccaatttttaagctgtggtcgatagatggcaccaatggctacattttcttcttggacggccatgccctcagatgtctgtgtcggaagttattcgaggaaccaagttccataccctgtttgagaaaacgtaaaattttccccatttttaagcaatgtagcaaaatttataaatgtgatatattttaatgcgaatttgttgcaataagtttcttttcactcaaataatggtttaaattaaaaaaagaataaaaaatcagaaaaaaaattacaaaaaattttcaactcgaaaatttcataaggcttaccccttacgttttttttgagaaattttgcaaaaaaaattaaattgttttattttaatgccaattggttcaaatacgtttcttttcactcaaataatgcttttaattaaaaaaagaataaaaaatcagaaaaaattaaaaaaatataaaaatttgaaaatttcataaggctcattttggcaccaagttttgcctataactcggtcggtatccaacggatcgccaatctttcacctgtggtcgatagatggcaccaatggctacatttttttcttggacggccatgccctcagatctctgtgtcggaagttattcgaggaaccaagttccataccctgtttgagaaaacgtaaaattttcccgatttttgcaccaagttttgcctataactcggtcggtatccaacggatcgccaatctttaacctgtggtcgatagatgacaccaatggctacattttcttcttggacggccatgccctaagatgtctgtgccggaagttattcgaggaaccaagttccttaccctgtttgagaaaatgttaaattttcctcatttttaagcaatgtagcaaaatttataaatgtgatatattttaatgcgaatttgttgcaataagtttcttttcactcaaataatggtttaaattaaaaaaaagaataaaaaatcagaaaaaaatttacaaaaaatttttaactcgaaaattttataaggcttaccccttacgtttttttttttgggaaattttgcaaaaaataataaattgatttattttaatgccaattggttgcaataagtttcttttcactcaaataatgctttaaacaaaaaaaaagaataaaaaattataaaaaagcttgcttacccggcaaacgcAGCTTTGCCGttaaacatgccttttgtaattaaagcaaacatgttgagtgttcaatcttgattcatgtggtattattagagtggcgataagatatcgttgattaattaaaaattcttaaattattgccattctcaATTCTCAagatattcccaatcaaaacaatttcttctgcttctgttgtggcacttcttctccttttttggCACTTCATTAggtatttctggctttccttgacgattgggatttaatacctggtacttccgtgtaaggcgccgattccaaATGTACCACCGAGCCACAAATgactaaatagcattttttaattaggtATACCCATACCCGTACCCATCTGGTACAgggaaaat
The DNA window shown above is from Anopheles funestus chromosome 3RL, idAnoFuneDA-416_04, whole genome shotgun sequence and carries:
- the LOC125767852 gene encoding uncharacterized protein LOC125767852 isoform X2, coding for MINAVYPLRISTNLNCLFRTWIIVLYFLQGCPQLNTGMASLIDRSDMLLRTAFFLLSPHTPDKSGTGGNANSLDKQTYGHRGGGGSGSTGEGTNGAGESGESGGPGLSNYFEQGSDSEELLKYYKMPMQFGTENYTLVTSQIGSTAHVPCRIHHIGEGVDWTLQIKFVQDRDAGLYECQVSTHPPTSIFLELKVVEARAEIVGPQVKYLTPDSTLKLICRVVQSTEASAFIFWYHNNRMINYDLDRGINVSTEADFHYSELTISQASKEHSGNYTCVPSNSQPASVVVHIFKGDNPAAMYHEHRSSSTIPYRDRLEMLRLLAFLMVLLFVRYWRETDLTERVAHRVGTPMKRENVPTFRGAGRLHAVASDRRTHHVPIYTDTDNHQHQALHQTGCHLTPCF